In the Anolis sagrei isolate rAnoSag1 chromosome 1, rAnoSag1.mat, whole genome shotgun sequence genome, tgttttcctggaaatacttaaaggttgaagcttttgtacaggggaagcttgcacaggtcctgtacattggctttccttgctgagactaactaaaaaatggctcccttcccttcccaattgccctgagcaaggggcgggaccaaaacttaacgatgatggacaggtgacttgccctatgactgcaaccaaaagaagccacctatctgcagagtcacTGAAACCCAGGGAGGCaagcaaacattaaatacaaagcaaataaaattggagctcctggtacagctgtaccagaacagtgcGTGTCTGgcagggcaggcaggcaggcaggtccaTAGCACCcctacagctgagcacctctcaaAGTAAGATGCGCTTAACTGCAGGCTTTCCAGCCCCGTTTGCACATCCCTGCCACACACTCTCTCTCCTTTTAGGAGAGTGTTTGTGTGGCAAGGTATGCAAGCAGGCCCGGAAAGTGCATacgcctgccagtgcctacagccaaGCGCTTCTTACTCTAAGAGTAGAAACAACAGGTGCCAGATAAGCAGAATATACAccgggaaggggagccagtgggtgggaaaCCCCTCCAGCCATAATGATCTGATTTTCGAGCCCCGTAATAAAAGAACCAAaaatgataatttggttataattaattgctattgttttcacTCTGTATgtctttatggttttatactgtgttattgatttgtggcatcgaTTTGCTACctttgttagccactctgagtcctctcaccccccccggggggggggtttcagaagggcggggtaaaagtgctgtaaataaataaataaaaacaatttcggGAAGCTTACAAATAATGGATCGGGGGCCCaacgaaagccaggacacaaaacggGACAAGGTTTCCCCCAAATGCACATGTCTACCATATAATATGgggtaagcagataatctgggatcaaattatgggaaatagggcagtgtagaagggaccagagtgtcttttgtttttgtttcatttgcTCTGGTGTTTCCTCTCATATGGACTGATATGATCCACATAAAAGGTAACggtaaaggtgttcccctgacatgaagtccagtcgtgtctgattctggagtgtggtgcacatctccatttctaagccgaagagctggcgttgtccgtagacacctccaaggtcatgtggccagcatgagtgcacATGATCCACATATTTACATTTAAAAAGCCAACAgcttttttcagattttttattaCAGGAGACCGTAGTTTCTGTTGAAAATTATTTTTCAGGATCATTATTTGAGACATCAAGTTCACTGAGTCTGTTTGATACCTGACGCAAATGGTTCAGACAGGCAGCCATCGTATAGTCATCaattatagcaggggtcctcaaactttttaaacagagggccaggtcacagtccctcaaactgttggagggccggattatcatttgaaaaaagcatgaatgaattcctatgcacactgcgcatatcttatttgtagtgcaaaaaaaacacattttaaaacaatacaataattaaaatgaattttaaccaatataaacttattagtatttcaatgagaagtgtgggcctgcttttataataataataataataataataataataataataataataataacaacaacactttatttgtaccccgctaccatctccccaagggactcggtgcggcttacatgaggccgagcccaaacacaacaatacaggcaataatcacaacaatacaagcaattaaaaaaacataaatgataaacatataacattatcaataagacaacatacaattaaaactatgggaaggccaaatgtaaaaattaaaattggaaatagtgctgaggcatggacgaaaaggtgatagtggcgtttgtggaagacatacgagcagacctaaaagtataaagtgctttggagggacaaagtgctatgggatcattattccgggaaggcacactggaacaaccacgtgttcaaactcctcctgaagactgccagagttggggcctgcctgatgtccttagggagtgagttacgaacccacgtgttcacttcggtcatctggagaggccctgctcatgatcccacctgcgtcgcaagcgcgcttggtggggactcgagacagggccttttctgtggtggccccccaactctggaacaccctcccaaaagatcttagacaggcccctacattggcagtcttcaaaaagaacttgaagacctggctgttccaatgtgccttcccagattaggaatctccaataccaagtcccagaagcactttagaagaactaagattgctgcacgcTGCatactgcacttactttataatcctacatacctcctgccacaccagcacttttaatcttgtacccattactctggcccggcccagttttatagtgtcttgatgtttattgtttattgtttgttgtttatactgcttaactgtttttaatttgctttaggtattgtattgttgtattgtgttttgaggcctggCCAAtataagccacatcgagtccttcaggagatgctagcggggtacaaataaagttataataataatagttataatagttccagagtcgaggggccaccactgaaaaggccctctccctcgtccccaccaatcgcacctgcgatgctggtgggatcgagagcagggcctctccagatgaacgaagatgagataggatttttgttgaagttgttgtgtgctttcaagtcatttcagacttaggttgaccctgagtgagggccagataaatgaccttggagggccgtatccggcccccaggccttagtttgaggaccccttaatTATAGCATTTAAATTCAGATTTCCACCGATAGCAGAATAGGATTGAGCCTTCCTAGCTGCTCTCCCAAAGCTGAAAAAGCTTAGGTGGAAATGTCTTGGGGAACGTCCCAGAGTTGCCATGGTAGCTGCAGACAGGTTCACGCAGTCACAAACAACTAACCTTTTCATTTTCTTgactccagatgaacgaagatgagataggattgttgttgatgttgttgtgtgctttcaagtcatttcagacttagattgaccctgagcgagggccggatagatgaccttggagggccgtatctggccctcaggccttagtttgaggacccctgaattatAGCATCTAAATTCAGATTTCCACCGATAGCAGAATAGAATTGAGCCTTCCTAGCTGCTCTCCCGAAGCTGAAAAAGCGGTGGAAATGTCTCGGGGAACATCCCAGAGTTGCCATGGCAGCTGCAGACAGGTTCACGCAGTCACAAACAACTAACCTTTTCGTTTTCTTGACTGGCGTTGCTCTTTAAAGTCCCATCCAAATTACATCTTCCATGGTTCACTATAGAGATGTCCTTAGCCAACAGTTCCGATTCCTTTTTAAGATGGCCTGAATGGCATGCTATGGCAGGGATGGTGTTGGCCAAGAACATTTGCAAGGGTTTCTTTTCCTCTCTGTAGTGACATCTGATGTACCGTGAAAAAGCAGTCCGGTAGGTTTTATTGAAGAGTGTGTATACAAGCGGATTGACAGCTGAAGAGAGGTAGCCAATCCAGACAAAAACGTTAAGCAGCCTTTCAATGACTTCTTTATTGCATGCCTCCTTGCAAATGACCGTCATGACGTTGGTGATGAAAAACGGACACCACATCACGACAAACAAGAAGAAGACAATCCCAAGTACTTTGGATGCTTTCTGTTCGTTACTGATGGATTGCATTGTCCTTCTTCCAGAGATTCCCGACTCTTTGCTCAGAGAGCGTTGGAAGAATTTGTTGGAAATCAGAGAACTTTGAGGGAAGAAACTGAACGAGGCAAACTTGGGTCTGGAATGGAGGTCATTCATGCACAGCATGGCTTCCTTTTGGAGAGATTTGATGGTTAAAAAGTAGGTGATCAACATTATAACCAACGGGATGAAAAATGCCACAAAAGAGCCGATTAAGACAAAATTCTCATCCGCAAGCAGACAGCTTCCATTCCGGAAAACCTTGGAATGATCATGTAGCCCAAACACAGGAACCGGCATTGAAATACCTAGAAATTGGGTtacaaaaaggaaaagggaagctaAGAATAGTAGTCATATTTTTAACATGTCACTGCTGCACACTGATAACATTCCTGGAACTGGAGCGCAGTCATTATTATCCTCATAAATGACATTTTCTCTGGAGCGTGAGCTCTTCTGTGACACTTCATTTCTGCCGTGATCTAAAATCATACCGTTCATCTTAAAGCCACTGAAAACAGGATCTGGTTTGTTTAAGATAATTAATATAGATATTAGTACTTATGGGGAGCCTAAGTGGAAACATTTTGTTTGtagaataatctatataaataacaatgtaatgttcgtttgtgggattaacagaactcaaaaaccactggacgaattgacaccaaatttgtacacaagacacttaacaacccaatgcatgtccttcactcaaaaaaaaaaaaaaaagaatttgtcatttgggagttgtagttgctgggatttatagttcacctacaatcaaagagcattccgaaccccaccaattatggaattgaaacaaacttgacacacagttctcccatgaccaacagaaaatactggaggggtttggtgagcagtgtcttttagttttggagttgtagttcacctacatccagagatcactgtggactcaaacaatgattggatctggaccaaactctacacgaatactcaatatgcccaaatgtgaacactggtggagtttggggaaaatagaatcttgacatttgggagttgtagttactgggatttatagttcacctacaatcacagagcattctgaactccaccaacaatagaattgggccaaatctc is a window encoding:
- the HTR2A gene encoding 5-hydroxytryptamine receptor 2A, whose translation is MIIVESGEREGLQVGKSNEGSSKPRYQFLETDMLYEEKASMDHTANTLLQLSQDRKLCRNMLVSKEINVSNVYNLTLYVEDAMNCSCEKSLPPLCNTSLHENSPLPEKNWPALLVIVVMIVTIAGNILVIMAVSLEKRLQNATNYFLMSLAIADMLLGFLVMPVSMLTILYGYVWRLPPDLCVMWIYLDVLLSTASIMHLCAISLDRYIAIRRPIHHSRFNSRTKAVAKIIAVWTISIGISMPVPVFGLHDHSKVFRNGSCLLADENFVLIGSFVAFFIPLVIMLITYFLTIKSLQKEAMLCMNDLHSRPKFASFSFFPQSSLISNKFFQRSLSKESGISGRRTMQSISNEQKASKVLGIVFFLFVVMWCPFFITNVMTVICKEACNKEVIERLLNVFVWIGYLSSAVNPLVYTLFNKTYRTAFSRYIRCHYREEKKPLQMFLANTIPAIACHSGHLKKESELLAKDISIVNHGRCNLDGTLKSNASQENEKVSCL